The nucleotide window CAACATTTAAAAATTCTTCAAAAACTTTGAAATTTCTGATACGGGGATATACTTTAAATCTTATTCTGTTCGGTAATCTGTGTAATATTGTTAAACTTAACTTTTTCATATTACATCTATCCTTTCCTACTTGTTTACATTATATTTCAATAATCTCAAAGAATTTCCCACTACTAAAATCGTTATCGAGTTATGCAATATGGAACTGTATATAGCCGGAAGTATTCCCGTTGCACCGAGTACAAGAGCAAAGCTGTTTACTCCTATCGCCATTGCAAAGTTTTCTTTTATAACTTTCATCGTATTTTTAGCCAGTCCTACTACTCCCGGAATCAACAAAGGATCATCAGAAGTAATAGTAATATCTGCAGCTTCCATTGCTATATCGGTTTTTGTACTTCCCAAAGCTATTCCGACATTGGCATAGGAAAGAGCCGGTGCATCATTAATTCCGTCCCCTATCATAATTACTTTGGAGCCTATCGACTGAAATTTAAGAATGTCTTTTGCTTTATCTTCAGGCAAAAGTTCAGATTCATATCTGTCCATGGACATTTTCGAGGCTATTGTTTCAGCCTGTTGTCTCAAATCTCCTGTCAGCAGAACTATATCGTCTATTCCCTGATTTCTCAATCTGTTCATTGCTTTTTTTATATTTTCTCTCGGAGGATCGGAAACACCTATTATCCCGATCAGATTTTTATTTCTCGCTACATAAATTATAATCTCTCCACGATTAAGCATTCTTTTTGCAGCATCAACAGAATCCAGAAGCTCGACATCACTTTCTTCCATGTATCTTCTGCTTCCTACACGAATAACATCTTTTCCTACTGTTGTTTCCATTCCTCTTGAAACTTTAATGACCGTTTCTTTGTGTTTCGGAATATTAAGTCCTCTTTCTTTCATCTCGTTCAAAATAGCTACTGCCAGAGGATGAGACGATGTTTCTTCTGCAGCTGCAGCAAGGGAAAGCATTCTTTCCTCTTTTATATTTTTCCCGAATATCTGCAATGTCTGAACTTTAGGTTTTCCTTCTGTAATTGTTCCCGTTTTGTCAAAAATTACCGTATCGGATTTTGATAATTCTTCTATATAGTTACTTCCCTTTACAAGTATACCGTTTTTTGCAGCGGTATTAATTGATGCCGAAAAAGCTGTAGCCGTAGACAGTCTTATTCCGCATGAATAATCAATTACCAACATGCTCAATGCTTTCTGCATATTTCTTGTTGAAGCGTAAACTATTGCTGCAAGCAGAAAATTCAGCGGTATAAGTTGAGCCGAAAAAGTATCTGCATATGACTGAATGTCAGCTTTATTAAAAGAGGCATCTTCCACTAATTTTATAATTCTCGATACCGTCCTGTCATCTCCGACTTTTTGAGCTTCTACAGTAATATTGCCACTTTTTATAAGAGTTCCTGCAAATACTTCTTCTCCTGTTTTTTTTGAAACGGGCATATATTCTCCTGTTATCGAAGACTGGTCAATTAAAGCATTTCCTTTTATGATTTTCCCATCGACACTTATTTTTTCTCCTGTCTGAACGACTATAGAATCTCCTTTACTGATCTCTTCTATAGGAACTTTTTTTACAGTGCCGTCTTCATTCTGCTTCCATACATAGCTTTCTCCCACACTGAGCATATCTTTAATTACTCCCCGTGTTTTTTTCATAGTATAAACAGTAAGAAGTTCTGCAAATCTTTCCAGTATCATTATAGTCAGTGCCGTTTTTTCATTTCCGAGTATAATGCTGCTGACAATAGCAGTCGAACTTAAAGTATCGGCATTCGGTCTTTTATTTTTCACAATGGAATTTATTCCGTTTTTCAAAACCGGCAAAGCGAGAGAAATAGTTGATAAAGTCTTATAATTAAACAAACGACGCATCCCTGTCAGTTCCCCTTTAGGTCCGGGCATTAAAAGTAAAACTGCCGATGCGATAATTTTTCTCATAATTTCTTTAGGCGATTCTTCCTGCAGTTTTCTTTCAATAACATATTTATCAGGTTTCATTTTTTTCTCATTTTTATGTATTTCCACTAAATAGCCGTTTAATATATTTTGTAATAAAGAAAGCAGATTTTCTTCACTTAAATCATCATTTTTAAATTTCACGACTATAGTTCCTGTTATGTCGGATATAACAGCTTCTTTGACAGATTTCAATACTTTTATCTGATCTTCAATTTCATTTTTTAAACTTCCGAGATATTTCAGTGCATTTGATTTAATTCTTATTCTTCCCGGAATTTTATGTATAACTTCACAGTCAAGTAAATAATTATTATTTGACATCATTTTTTCCCTTCTTTAATATATCATAGATAACATCAATATTTTCTTCAATTTCTTCTAAAGATTTGCCTTCATACAATTCTGAGTGATTCATTACGGTTTTCCAAATTTTATTAAGCCAATCGGTAATCTGCTCTGCAGAAAGAATTTCCGAATTATAGTAAATAAGTGCTTTACTTGTTTTGAAACAATACTCCACTGATTTTATTCCTTTTTTGCTTAAAATAAAATCAGTTATATAATGCTCGTATTTTTTAAAATCTTCAGGAACATCCGATAGACCGGGAATTAACAGTCTCAATCTTCCCGGGATACTGTGTACTATTTTTACTTTATTGAAAGTCAAATATGCGGATTTTATAAGATTGTTAAACATTTTCATTTTTTCCTTCCGTAACAAGTATATAAGCCCACCATAATAAAGATATACCCGAAGGCACAGACTTTACTCCTCTTAAACTTTCAATTCCGTAATAAGTAAACAGCCCTGCGACAATTGTTTTAATATCAAGTAATCCTTTACTTTTATTATAGACTGACAAATCGAGTACCTCAAAAACATTTTTCAAAAATATTTTGATTTTAGTCGGTTTACTTTTAAAAGCTTCTTCTTCTAGATGTAAAATCTTTAAAATAACTAAATACAAGAAAGACGATTCAATTTTATTTTCATCAAAAAGAATCAGAATACTTCCTATTACTGAATTTACATCTGCCGATACGATTCCCTCTATTCGGTTAATATTTTCCAGAAATTCTTTTTTCAATTCAAAATTTTCTTTTAAAACTTGTGTCTGAAGCCTTAAGCGTCCTTTTTGATAATGTTTCACCTCAATAACCCCGTAAAAATCAGGTAACATGTATATTTGCCTCCAAATTATTTACTTTATAATATTTATTTTTCAAATACTTCTACAGCATTTGTTACTTCTCTTCCTAACGCTACATTCAAAGCTACAATAGCTACTTCCAACTGACTTTCATCAGGCTCGCTCGTTGTGATTTTTTGTAGCCACATTCCCGGTGTTGCGATCATTTTTGCAATTCCGTTATTCAAATGATAACTTGTCCATCTCTGGAGTTCATAGGATATTCCCGCTACTACAGGCACGAACAATACCCTTGTTACAAGTTTATACAATAAAAACACAATCATTCCGCTGTTATCTTTAGTTACTCCGAATATCAGATCTACCACTGAAAATACTAAAATACTTATAAACATTACCAATAGCAGAAAACTTGTTCCGCATCTCGGATGAAATCTCGTGCATTTTTTTGCATTTGCAGGAGTAAGCTCTGTTCCTTCTTCATAATTTATAATACTTTTATGCTCGGCTCCATGATATTCAAAAACTCTCTTTATATCTTTAAAAAATGAGATCCCCCAAATATATCCTAAAAACAGCACAAGTTTTACAAGGGCTTCCAACAAATTAGCCATTACAGTTTTCTCTTTAAATATAAGACCTCCCACATAAGAAGGCAACACCATAAATATTCCTATTCCCAGTAATATCGATGTAGCAACAGTAAAAGTAACCTGTTTGTCTGTCATTTGCTCTTCTTCAAGTCCTGCCTGATTTGATGCAAATATCAGTTCTTTAGTTCCTACTACCATTGCATCGTATAATGCCAAAACACCTCTTATAAAAGGCACTTTAAACCATTTGTTTGCTTTTTCCGTTATTTCCGTTTTTTTATAAACTATACTTCCGTCATGTTTTCTTACAGCCGTTGCTATTGCCTTAGGACCTCTCATCATTACTCCTTCAACTACGGCTTGTCCTCCGACAACTACTTTTTCTTCCATTATTCATTCCTTTCTTTTTTTAATATCTGTCCAGCATTACTCTGTTTTTCAGTCTTATTAATGCTTTATTTATATGTTCCGCTTTCAGTTTGCTTATTCCTTTTATTTGTGTCATTTCTTCCACTGTCGCTATTAAAATCGACTGAATTTCTTTAAATTCAGATACAAGCATTTCTATATCTTTTTTAGTTACTTTATTTACAGTACCTAATATTCTGTATCCTCTCGAATTTATAATTTCATCCAGACTTATATTTTTCAGATTAAATCCTAAAATATTTGCAATATTTTCATCTTCAAGAAGTTCTTCTTTATTGAGCATTCTTATATTTTCTATAACTTTTTCGACTTTTTCTTCATTTTTCTTATAATCTCTTATTAAATCGGTAAATTCTTCATTCTGATTAAGCATAATTTCCTGATACTGTATTTTTACAAGTCTTCCCTCTGTTCC belongs to Pseudoleptotrichia goodfellowii and includes:
- a CDS encoding HMA2 domain-containing protein — its product is MLPDFYGVIEVKHYQKGRLRLQTQVLKENFELKKEFLENINRIEGIVSADVNSVIGSILILFDENKIESSFLYLVILKILHLEEEAFKSKPTKIKIFLKNVFEVLDLSVYNKSKGLLDIKTIVAGLFTYYGIESLRGVKSVPSGISLLWWAYILVTEGKNENV
- a CDS encoding heavy metal translocating P-type ATPase; translated protein: MSNNNYLLDCEVIHKIPGRIRIKSNALKYLGSLKNEIEDQIKVLKSVKEAVISDITGTIVVKFKNDDLSEENLLSLLQNILNGYLVEIHKNEKKMKPDKYVIERKLQEESPKEIMRKIIASAVLLLMPGPKGELTGMRRLFNYKTLSTISLALPVLKNGINSIVKNKRPNADTLSSTAIVSSIILGNEKTALTIMILERFAELLTVYTMKKTRGVIKDMLSVGESYVWKQNEDGTVKKVPIEEISKGDSIVVQTGEKISVDGKIIKGNALIDQSSITGEYMPVSKKTGEEVFAGTLIKSGNITVEAQKVGDDRTVSRIIKLVEDASFNKADIQSYADTFSAQLIPLNFLLAAIVYASTRNMQKALSMLVIDYSCGIRLSTATAFSASINTAAKNGILVKGSNYIEELSKSDTVIFDKTGTITEGKPKVQTLQIFGKNIKEERMLSLAAAAEETSSHPLAVAILNEMKERGLNIPKHKETVIKVSRGMETTVGKDVIRVGSRRYMEESDVELLDSVDAAKRMLNRGEIIIYVARNKNLIGIIGVSDPPRENIKKAMNRLRNQGIDDIVLLTGDLRQQAETIASKMSMDRYESELLPEDKAKDILKFQSIGSKVIMIGDGINDAPALSYANVGIALGSTKTDIAMEAADITITSDDPLLIPGVVGLAKNTMKVIKENFAMAIGVNSFALVLGATGILPAIYSSILHNSITILVVGNSLRLLKYNVNK
- a CDS encoding DUF1385 domain-containing protein, translated to MEEKVVVGGQAVVEGVMMRGPKAIATAVRKHDGSIVYKKTEITEKANKWFKVPFIRGVLALYDAMVVGTKELIFASNQAGLEEEQMTDKQVTFTVATSILLGIGIFMVLPSYVGGLIFKEKTVMANLLEALVKLVLFLGYIWGISFFKDIKRVFEYHGAEHKSIINYEEGTELTPANAKKCTRFHPRCGTSFLLLVMFISILVFSVVDLIFGVTKDNSGMIVFLLYKLVTRVLFVPVVAGISYELQRWTSYHLNNGIAKMIATPGMWLQKITTSEPDESQLEVAIVALNVALGREVTNAVEVFEK